In Pseudomonadota bacterium, one DNA window encodes the following:
- the rpsO gene encoding 30S ribosomal protein S15: protein MALTLTQKKTVIEGFKIHEKDTGSPEVQIALITERIKSLTEHFKKFSKDHNSRRGLLILVSNRRRLLNYLKEESVERYKKVIEKLGLRK from the coding sequence ATGGCACTAACACTTACGCAGAAAAAAACGGTTATAGAAGGGTTTAAAATCCATGAAAAAGACACTGGTTCTCCAGAGGTCCAGATTGCTCTTATTACAGAAAGGATAAAATCCCTGACTGAACATTTTAAAAAATTTTCAAAGGACCATAATTCAAGGAGGGGGCTCCTTATACTTGTAAGCAACAGAAGAAGGCTTCTCAATTATTTGAAAGAAGAAAGTGTAGAGAGATACAAAAAGGTTATAGAAAAACTTGGACTAAGAAAATAA